A single region of the Arthrobacter sp. zg-Y820 genome encodes:
- a CDS encoding penicillin-binding protein 2: MAKERGSGRDNHRVAIVTGRLRTGLILALVLLTVLGVRLFQVQAVDPEGMAEAAVEKRLTTQTIPPLRGSILDSEGKYLARSVERFDLVVDQTLSHDYTEEQEYPRRNAEGLLEDISFDQAFEELSAILGQDPDTLRNAVLGDNSFNFVAKTVTPEIKDKVLAVKFPGIYADRTTLRTYPSGAVAGSIVGFLGTDGPQEGLELTQDDILAGEAGSKTYEIGGDGIRIPYATNEDSPVVDGESVKLSIDQDLQWFAQQTIASQVEDYNAEWGNVVVVEVETGRIITMAESTTVDPNNPGLTPAESRQPLSVTVPFEPGSTTKVITMAAALEEGIIDPLTEFEIPSTYTVEGQTFKDAFDHGTVHMTAAGILTKSMNTGTVMIGQQLTRQERYDWLRKFGFGEPLNVGLNGETVGILAEPDEWDTRQQYTVLFGQGLAQTALHTAMVYQTIGNDGVRLAPSLIDSYVAADGTETPAEEGKSTRVVSEETASEVQHMLETVTAEGSGAGGKLEQYRVGSKTGTAEAPANGGYDGYTLSYAGIAPMDDPKYVVVVTLQRPEGSLQVLDPGKTFKKVMEQALTSQNVPPSDSEPELYPVEY, translated from the coding sequence GTGGCAAAAGAGCGGGGTTCCGGAAGGGACAACCACAGGGTTGCCATCGTTACCGGCAGGCTGCGGACCGGCCTGATCCTGGCACTGGTGCTGTTGACAGTGCTGGGGGTGCGGCTTTTCCAAGTGCAGGCGGTGGATCCCGAGGGCATGGCCGAGGCGGCCGTGGAAAAGCGGCTGACCACGCAGACCATCCCGCCGCTGCGCGGCAGCATCCTTGACTCCGAGGGCAAGTATCTCGCCCGCAGTGTTGAGCGGTTCGACCTGGTCGTGGACCAGACGTTGTCCCACGACTACACCGAAGAGCAGGAGTACCCCCGCCGCAACGCGGAGGGACTGCTGGAGGACATCAGCTTCGACCAGGCCTTCGAGGAACTCTCCGCCATCCTCGGGCAGGATCCGGACACGCTCCGCAATGCGGTGCTGGGGGACAACTCCTTCAACTTCGTCGCCAAGACCGTCACCCCGGAGATCAAGGACAAGGTCCTGGCCGTCAAGTTCCCCGGCATCTACGCCGACCGGACGACGCTGCGCACCTATCCTTCCGGAGCGGTGGCCGGCTCCATTGTGGGGTTCCTGGGAACCGACGGACCGCAGGAAGGCCTGGAACTCACCCAAGACGACATCCTGGCCGGCGAGGCCGGCAGCAAGACCTACGAAATCGGCGGAGACGGCATCCGGATTCCCTATGCCACCAACGAGGACTCTCCGGTGGTGGACGGTGAGTCGGTCAAACTCAGCATCGACCAGGACCTGCAGTGGTTTGCCCAGCAAACCATTGCCAGCCAGGTGGAGGATTACAACGCCGAGTGGGGCAACGTGGTGGTTGTCGAGGTTGAGACCGGCCGCATCATCACCATGGCCGAATCGACCACCGTGGACCCGAACAATCCGGGCCTGACCCCGGCGGAATCCCGGCAGCCGCTGTCCGTGACGGTTCCCTTCGAACCCGGTTCCACCACCAAGGTCATCACCATGGCAGCGGCCCTGGAAGAGGGCATCATTGACCCGCTGACCGAGTTTGAAATTCCGTCCACCTACACGGTGGAGGGCCAGACCTTCAAGGACGCCTTCGATCACGGCACGGTGCACATGACGGCCGCGGGCATCCTGACGAAGTCGATGAATACGGGCACCGTCATGATCGGCCAGCAGCTGACGCGGCAGGAGCGCTACGACTGGCTTCGCAAGTTCGGCTTCGGCGAACCGCTGAACGTGGGCCTCAACGGCGAAACAGTGGGCATCCTGGCCGAACCCGACGAATGGGACACCCGCCAGCAGTACACGGTGCTTTTCGGCCAGGGCCTGGCCCAGACAGCGCTGCACACCGCGATGGTCTACCAGACCATCGGCAACGACGGCGTACGGCTGGCGCCAAGCCTGATTGACAGCTACGTGGCGGCCGACGGCACTGAGACTCCGGCCGAGGAGGGGAAATCCACCCGTGTGGTCTCGGAGGAGACGGCCAGTGAAGTCCAGCACATGCTCGAGACCGTTACGGCCGAAGGATCGGGTGCCGGCGGGAAATTGGAGCAGTACCGAGTCGGTTCCAAGACCGGTACGGCCGAGGCGCCGGCGAATGGGGGCTATGACGGCTACACACTCTCCTATGCTGGTATTGCACCCATGGACGATCCCAAGTACGTGGTGGTGGTGACGCTGCAGCGCCCCGAGGGGTCACTGCAGGTCCTGGATCCGGGGAAGACCTTCAAGAAGGTCATGGAACAGGCGTTGACCTCTCAAAACGTGCCGCCGTCCGACTCGGAACCGGAGCTGTACCCCGTGGAGTACTGA
- the rsmH gene encoding 16S rRNA (cytosine(1402)-N(4))-methyltransferase RsmH — protein MSEERPTEERHVPVLRDRCINLLAPAIEKAVAERGSAVVVDATLGMGGHTEAMLARFPQLHVIGIDRDRQALALAGERLAPFEDRIDLVHAIYDEIADVVADLGFDGIDGALFDLGVSSLQLDERDRGFAYSYDAPLDMRMDTSRGRTAADIVNTYGEADLVRIIRKWGEEKFAGRIASAIVATRTAKPFTTTGELVDAIRTVVPAGAARTGGHPAKRTFQALRIEVNEELDVLERAIPASLSVLNLGGRVVVMSYHSLEDKIVKGVFAAGASSSAPKGFPVELEQHKAQLLRLTKGTEVPTDEEIAENPRAASAKLRAVERIRIPTDRAGS, from the coding sequence ATGAGCGAAGAACGCCCTACCGAAGAACGGCATGTTCCGGTGCTGCGTGACCGCTGCATTAATCTGCTGGCACCGGCCATCGAAAAAGCAGTGGCCGAGCGCGGCTCAGCCGTCGTCGTCGATGCCACGCTGGGCATGGGCGGGCACACCGAGGCCATGCTGGCCCGGTTCCCGCAGCTGCACGTGATCGGCATCGACCGCGACCGCCAGGCCCTGGCCCTGGCCGGCGAACGGCTGGCACCTTTCGAGGACCGCATCGACCTGGTGCATGCCATCTACGACGAGATCGCCGACGTCGTCGCCGACTTGGGCTTCGACGGCATCGACGGCGCACTCTTCGATCTGGGCGTCTCCTCGCTGCAGCTCGATGAGCGGGACCGCGGATTCGCCTACTCCTATGACGCACCGTTGGACATGCGGATGGACACGAGCCGCGGACGCACCGCGGCCGACATTGTTAACACGTACGGTGAAGCGGACCTCGTCCGCATCATCCGCAAATGGGGCGAGGAGAAGTTCGCCGGCCGCATTGCCTCCGCCATCGTGGCCACCCGGACTGCCAAGCCGTTCACCACCACCGGTGAATTGGTGGACGCGATCCGCACAGTGGTGCCGGCCGGGGCCGCCCGCACCGGGGGACACCCCGCCAAGCGGACCTTCCAGGCGCTGCGGATTGAAGTCAATGAGGAACTCGACGTTCTGGAGCGCGCGATTCCGGCCTCCCTGTCCGTCCTGAACCTCGGCGGCAGAGTAGTTGTCATGTCCTACCACTCGCTGGAGGACAAGATCGTCAAGGGCGTCTTTGCGGCGGGGGCAAGCTCCTCCGCTCCCAAGGGCTTCCCGGTGGAACTTGAACAGCACAAGGCCCAGCTGCTGCGGCTGACCAAGGGAACCGAAGTTCCCACCGACGAAGAAATTGCCGAGAATCCGCGTGCCGCCTCCGCAAAGCTGCGGGCCGTTGAACGGATCCGCATCCCGACCGACAGGGCAGGATCATGA
- the mraY gene encoding phospho-N-acetylmuramoyl-pentapeptide-transferase: MVSLLIGSSLALVFAFIGTPLFIRFLVRKSYGQFVRDDGPTSHHTKRGTPTMGGTVIVASVVASYFITHLISYAINPSSFGPSVSGLLVLFLMVGMGMVGFIDDYTKISRQRSLGLNAKAKLILQTLVGVTFAILALNFPNDQGRTPASTRISFIRDTGVDLAFAGTLIGAILFILWAIVIITGTTNGVNLADGLDGLAAGASILVFGAYFLIGIWQSNQSCGAPGSGAVCYEVRDPMDLALLAGAIAGSLVGFLWWNTSPAKIFMGDTGSLAIGGAIAAFAILSRTELLLVILAGLFVIITLSVIIQVGYFKISGGKRVFKMAPLQHHFELKGWAEVTVVVRFWIVAGLCVAVALGLFYAEWVVGN; this comes from the coding sequence GTGGTTTCCCTGCTTATCGGCTCTTCGCTGGCCCTGGTCTTTGCCTTCATCGGCACCCCGCTCTTCATCCGGTTCCTGGTGCGGAAAAGTTACGGGCAGTTTGTCCGCGACGACGGACCGACCTCGCACCACACCAAGCGCGGCACGCCCACCATGGGCGGCACCGTCATCGTCGCGTCAGTCGTGGCGTCCTACTTCATCACTCACCTGATCAGTTACGCCATCAATCCCAGCAGTTTCGGACCGTCAGTCTCCGGGCTGCTGGTGCTGTTCCTGATGGTCGGCATGGGAATGGTGGGGTTCATTGACGACTACACCAAGATCTCCCGCCAGCGCAGCCTGGGCCTGAACGCCAAGGCCAAGCTGATCCTGCAGACCCTGGTGGGCGTCACCTTCGCGATCCTGGCCCTGAACTTCCCGAACGACCAGGGCCGGACTCCGGCCTCGACCAGAATCTCCTTCATCCGCGACACCGGAGTCGACCTGGCCTTCGCCGGAACGCTGATTGGCGCGATCCTGTTCATCCTGTGGGCCATCGTGATCATCACCGGCACCACCAACGGCGTGAACCTGGCCGACGGCCTGGACGGCCTGGCCGCCGGCGCCTCGATCCTGGTCTTCGGCGCCTACTTCCTGATCGGCATCTGGCAGTCGAACCAGAGCTGCGGAGCCCCCGGCTCCGGGGCCGTCTGTTACGAGGTCCGCGACCCGATGGACCTGGCCCTGCTCGCCGGCGCGATCGCCGGCTCCCTGGTGGGCTTCCTCTGGTGGAACACCTCACCGGCCAAGATCTTCATGGGCGACACCGGATCCCTGGCCATCGGCGGTGCCATCGCGGCGTTCGCCATCCTCTCCCGCACCGAACTGCTGCTGGTGATCCTTGCCGGGCTCTTCGTGATCATCACCCTTTCGGTGATCATCCAGGTGGGGTACTTCAAGATCAGCGGCGGAAAGCGCGTGTTCAAAATGGCACCGCTGCAGCATCACTTCGAGCTCAAGGGCTGGGCTGAGGTCACTGTCGTGGTCCGGTTCTGGATCGTGGCAGGTCTCTGCGTCGCCGTCGCCCTGGGCCTCTTCTACGCGGAATGGGTGGTCGGAAATTGA
- a CDS encoding polyprenyl synthetase family protein encodes MGNVLPAPEVAVREQAEYRKLLGSELDAFLTEQQAVLQEVSMEALPLLDAVSSLAQGGKRLRALLNYWGWRGAGGAELGGPAVRAGVALELFQSAALIHDDIIDRSDTRRGGPSVHRRFSTAHTEAAWHLDGTHFGSSAAILAGDLCLSLSEEMFSAVGAQAAHGTPARRIFNRMRTEVMAGQYLDILEEVVGPTHEPERAVVRARNILRFKSAKYTTEHPLTLGGALAGASEELLDWYSRFALPLGEAFQLRDDVLGVFGDPAQTGKPAGDDLREGKRTVLIAYALALGGPSARDVIGSALGRTDLDDDGVAALRALIEDSGALAATETLIEGHTRAAFDALEQMPVDDVARAALTSLAHAAVTRSA; translated from the coding sequence ATGGGGAATGTCCTTCCTGCCCCCGAGGTGGCAGTTCGTGAACAGGCGGAGTACCGGAAGCTTCTCGGCAGCGAGCTGGACGCCTTCCTCACCGAGCAGCAGGCAGTGCTCCAAGAGGTTTCAATGGAGGCGCTTCCGCTGCTCGACGCCGTCTCCTCCCTGGCTCAGGGCGGAAAGCGGCTGCGGGCACTGCTGAATTACTGGGGCTGGCGCGGCGCCGGCGGGGCCGAGCTGGGCGGACCAGCGGTCCGGGCGGGCGTCGCACTGGAACTGTTCCAGAGCGCTGCCCTGATCCATGACGACATCATTGACCGCTCCGACACCCGCCGCGGCGGGCCCAGCGTCCACCGTCGGTTCAGCACCGCGCACACTGAGGCCGCCTGGCACTTGGACGGCACCCACTTCGGTTCGTCAGCCGCCATCCTCGCCGGCGACCTGTGCCTGTCCCTGAGCGAGGAAATGTTTTCAGCAGTCGGCGCCCAGGCCGCGCACGGCACACCGGCCCGGCGGATCTTCAACCGCATGCGCACCGAGGTCATGGCCGGGCAGTACCTGGACATCCTCGAAGAGGTGGTGGGACCCACGCACGAGCCCGAGCGGGCCGTCGTCCGGGCCCGGAACATCCTGCGTTTCAAGTCAGCGAAGTACACCACTGAGCACCCGCTGACCCTGGGCGGAGCCCTGGCCGGAGCTTCAGAGGAGCTGCTCGACTGGTACTCCCGGTTTGCGCTGCCGCTCGGAGAGGCATTCCAGCTGCGCGACGACGTCCTGGGCGTTTTCGGCGATCCGGCGCAGACCGGAAAGCCCGCCGGCGATGACCTGCGCGAAGGCAAGCGCACGGTGCTGATCGCCTACGCGCTGGCACTGGGCGGACCCTCCGCCCGCGACGTGATCGGCTCCGCGCTCGGTCGGACCGATCTGGACGACGACGGCGTAGCCGCGCTGCGCGCCCTGATCGAGGACTCCGGGGCGCTGGCGGCAACGGAAACCCTCATAGAGGGACACACCCGCGCCGCCTTTGACGCACTGGAGCAGATGCCGGTCGACGACGTGGCCCGGGCTGCCCTGACCTCCCTGGCCCACGCCGCAGTCACCCGCTCGGCCTGA
- a CDS encoding DUF3040 domain-containing protein: MALSEHEQRLLDQLEQQLHAEDPKFANSMATPAGAGISTRRIVIGSLVAVAGIALLLRGVSLEMPISLILGILGFLVMGSGVYYATTRGRRGAQANSPARKKEREATSSKNFMSNLENKWDERKRDQ; the protein is encoded by the coding sequence ATGGCACTCTCGGAACACGAGCAGCGCTTGCTGGACCAGTTGGAGCAGCAATTACACGCCGAGGACCCCAAATTCGCAAATTCGATGGCGACTCCGGCCGGCGCCGGTATTTCGACCCGGCGGATAGTGATCGGATCCCTGGTCGCAGTGGCGGGCATCGCGCTGCTCCTCCGAGGGGTTTCATTGGAAATGCCGATCAGCCTCATCCTGGGAATTCTCGGCTTCCTGGTGATGGGATCGGGCGTGTACTACGCGACGACGCGCGGCAGGCGCGGCGCGCAGGCGAATTCGCCGGCACGCAAGAAGGAACGCGAGGCCACGTCATCGAAGAATTTCATGAGCAATCTGGAAAATAAATGGGATGAGCGAAAGCGGGACCAGTAA
- the murF gene encoding UDP-N-acetylmuramoyl-tripeptide--D-alanyl-D-alanine ligase produces MIELSAADIAEITGGELIGGAAQAPNAIVNSATTDSREASPGSLFIAKPGEASDGHLFVEAAFARGAVLALVERPVQDPSGGVYPAILVPDAVLAMGVLAGDIVRRLRADAPLTVIGITGSAGKTTTKDLLAGILRAEGETVAPMGSYNGEVGVPLTIFGAGYGTRYLVVEMGATGIGHIEYLASMVKPDIGVVLGVGSAHAGEFGGVENIAKAKGELVEALAPGGTAVLNADDIRVSAMAARAGSDVGVLYFTSSPEAAHGAKSALRAVDARTDALGRPVFTLRFPDGSEHPVESGLIGAHHTANLLAAAAAAFAAGIPGDRIAAGLSGQKAASRWRMERTDRADGVTVINDAYNANPESMRAALRTLAELGQGRRTWAVLGEMLELGDSAVTEHDAVGRYVVRLNISQLIVVGTGARAMHTGAVMEGSWGDESIFVETAEDAERILNASLEPGDLVLFKSSNGAALRYLGDRIALNAPSSTSALPPESRPQHTSPEPAGEAGGVQ; encoded by the coding sequence ATGATTGAACTTAGTGCAGCAGACATAGCGGAAATTACCGGCGGCGAACTGATTGGCGGGGCCGCGCAGGCGCCGAACGCGATCGTGAACTCGGCCACAACCGACTCCCGGGAAGCCTCCCCGGGGTCCCTGTTCATCGCCAAACCCGGCGAGGCTTCCGACGGACACCTCTTCGTCGAAGCGGCCTTCGCCCGCGGCGCGGTCCTGGCCCTGGTCGAGCGTCCGGTCCAGGATCCCTCCGGCGGCGTGTACCCGGCCATCCTGGTTCCCGACGCCGTCCTGGCCATGGGTGTGCTGGCCGGCGACATTGTCCGGCGGCTGCGGGCCGATGCGCCGCTGACCGTCATCGGCATCACCGGATCGGCGGGCAAGACCACCACCAAGGACCTGCTGGCCGGCATCCTGCGCGCCGAAGGCGAAACAGTGGCTCCCATGGGGTCCTACAACGGCGAGGTCGGCGTTCCGCTGACCATTTTCGGCGCCGGTTACGGCACGCGCTACCTCGTGGTTGAAATGGGCGCCACCGGCATCGGCCACATCGAGTACCTGGCGTCGATGGTGAAGCCCGACATCGGTGTCGTCCTCGGCGTGGGCAGCGCGCATGCCGGGGAGTTCGGCGGCGTGGAAAACATCGCCAAGGCCAAGGGCGAACTCGTTGAGGCACTGGCACCGGGCGGCACCGCCGTCCTGAACGCCGACGACATCCGGGTTTCCGCCATGGCGGCACGGGCAGGTTCGGACGTCGGGGTCCTGTACTTCACGTCGTCGCCGGAGGCAGCGCACGGAGCAAAATCGGCGCTGCGCGCCGTGGATGCCCGCACTGACGCCCTCGGCCGGCCCGTCTTCACCCTCCGGTTCCCGGACGGCAGCGAACACCCGGTGGAATCCGGGCTGATCGGCGCCCACCACACGGCAAACCTCCTGGCCGCCGCCGCTGCCGCCTTTGCCGCCGGCATTCCGGGCGACCGGATCGCGGCCGGGCTCTCCGGACAGAAAGCTGCCAGCCGCTGGCGCATGGAACGCACCGACCGCGCTGACGGCGTCACCGTCATCAACGATGCCTACAACGCCAACCCCGAATCCATGCGGGCAGCCCTGCGCACCCTGGCCGAACTGGGCCAGGGGCGGCGCACCTGGGCCGTGCTGGGCGAAATGCTCGAACTCGGCGACTCAGCAGTCACCGAGCACGACGCCGTCGGCCGCTACGTGGTCCGCCTGAACATCTCCCAGCTCATTGTGGTCGGCACCGGTGCACGCGCCATGCACACCGGTGCGGTCATGGAAGGGTCCTGGGGCGACGAATCCATTTTCGTGGAAACAGCCGAGGACGCCGAACGCATCCTCAACGCTTCACTGGAACCCGGCGACCTGGTTCTTTTCAAATCCTCAAACGGCGCTGCCCTGCGCTACCTCGGTGATCGGATAGCTTTGAACGCCCCATCTTCAACCTCCGCCCTGCCGCCGGAATCCCGGCCGCAGCACACCAGCCCGGAACCTGCCGGGGAAGCCGGAGGCGTCCAGTAG
- a CDS encoding UDP-N-acetylmuramoyl-L-alanyl-D-glutamate--2,6-diaminopimelate ligase: MRPSAQDPVSLRAAADALAANGLPGIAPARDTDDDRGILLTGLTISSLEVRPGDLYVALPGARHHGARFAAAAAAAGAAAVLTDPDGAAQLQSLPVPVFVTADPRRIVGPLAAAVFRSQPRDAGTPTLFGVTGTNGKTTTTYFINSLLGALGKTTGLIGTIEILAGGEPIASTLTTPESPQVHGLLALMREKGLDAAAMEVSSHAISYRRVDGVVFDVAGFTNLTQDHLDLHGSMEEYFAAKAALFTPERAKRAVITVDDEWGARMAAASPVPVWTLTTRDGGPGSDWRVTDVVRAGLGHRFVLRGPAGAVLRAGTGLPGTFNVSNAALAALMVLASGVDAAELQDALDRSDPFTVEVPGRMQLVGEAPAAIVDFAHNPDALARTLESVRREAPAAGDAAGSDDAAPAAEPKPRVIIVFGATGERDQTKRPLMGAIAARLADVVIVTDDDPHDEDEAAIRADVLGGAQAAREQEALPCEILEVAPRAAAIDRAVALARPQDTVLVAGRGHEIFQEVKGVNVALDDRVELRQALTRYGFPVLSGDGVES; this comes from the coding sequence ATGCGGCCATCCGCGCAAGATCCCGTCTCCCTCCGGGCGGCAGCCGACGCCCTGGCCGCCAACGGGCTGCCGGGGATCGCACCTGCCCGGGACACCGACGATGACCGCGGCATTCTGCTGACCGGCCTCACCATCAGCTCCCTCGAGGTCCGGCCGGGAGACCTGTACGTGGCGCTGCCCGGCGCCCGCCACCACGGTGCCCGCTTCGCCGCTGCCGCTGCTGCCGCCGGGGCCGCCGCCGTGCTGACCGACCCCGACGGCGCCGCGCAGCTGCAGTCGCTGCCGGTCCCCGTCTTCGTCACGGCCGATCCCCGGCGCATTGTGGGACCGCTCGCCGCAGCCGTCTTCCGCAGCCAGCCCCGGGACGCCGGCACGCCCACCCTGTTCGGCGTCACGGGCACCAACGGCAAAACCACCACCACCTACTTCATCAATTCGCTGCTCGGAGCCCTGGGCAAGACCACCGGGCTCATCGGCACCATTGAAATCCTCGCCGGGGGAGAACCCATCGCGAGCACACTCACGACTCCCGAGTCGCCCCAGGTTCACGGGCTGCTGGCCCTGATGCGGGAAAAGGGCCTGGACGCCGCGGCCATGGAAGTGTCCTCGCACGCCATCTCCTATCGGCGCGTGGACGGCGTGGTCTTCGACGTCGCCGGCTTCACGAACCTCACCCAGGACCACCTGGACCTCCACGGCTCCATGGAAGAGTACTTCGCGGCCAAGGCAGCCCTCTTCACGCCCGAGCGCGCCAAGCGCGCCGTCATCACCGTTGACGATGAATGGGGTGCGCGCATGGCCGCCGCCTCCCCGGTCCCGGTCTGGACGCTGACCACGCGCGACGGCGGCCCCGGGTCGGACTGGCGGGTCACCGACGTCGTCCGCGCCGGGCTGGGCCACCGCTTCGTGCTGCGCGGCCCTGCCGGAGCCGTCCTGCGGGCCGGCACCGGGCTGCCCGGCACCTTCAACGTCTCCAACGCGGCGCTGGCGGCCCTCATGGTCCTGGCCTCGGGCGTCGACGCGGCTGAGCTGCAGGACGCCCTGGACCGCAGCGACCCCTTCACCGTCGAAGTTCCGGGCCGGATGCAGCTGGTCGGCGAGGCGCCCGCAGCAATCGTGGACTTTGCCCACAACCCCGACGCGCTGGCCCGGACCCTGGAATCCGTGCGCCGGGAAGCTCCCGCCGCCGGTGACGCAGCAGGCAGCGACGACGCCGCTCCCGCCGCGGAACCGAAACCGCGCGTGATCATCGTTTTTGGTGCCACCGGTGAGCGCGACCAGACCAAGCGCCCCCTGATGGGGGCCATCGCAGCCCGGCTCGCCGACGTGGTGATCGTCACCGACGATGATCCCCACGACGAGGACGAAGCGGCCATCCGCGCCGACGTTCTCGGCGGAGCGCAGGCCGCCCGCGAGCAGGAAGCCCTGCCCTGCGAGATCCTTGAGGTGGCACCGCGTGCAGCGGCCATAGACCGTGCCGTGGCACTGGCGCGCCCGCAGGACACAGTGCTTGTCGCGGGCCGGGGACACGAGATTTTCCAAGAGGTTAAAGGAGTGAATGTGGCCCTCGACGACCGCGTTGAACTGAGGCAGGCTTTGACAAGGTACGGATTCCCTGTGCTGTCCGGCGACGGGGTAGAGTCCTAG
- the mraZ gene encoding division/cell wall cluster transcriptional repressor MraZ → MFLGTHSPRLDEKGRLILPAKFREELAEGLVLTRGQERCIYVFSSKEFERVHEQMREAPLSSRQARDYIRVFLSGASDEVPDKQGRITIPPALRAYAGLGRELAVIGAGTRAEIWDASAWQTYLEEQETAFSETDEETMPGIF, encoded by the coding sequence ATGTTCCTCGGAACACATTCACCGCGCCTGGACGAGAAGGGGCGGCTCATTCTGCCGGCAAAGTTCCGCGAGGAGCTGGCTGAGGGACTGGTGCTCACAAGAGGCCAGGAGCGCTGCATTTACGTTTTCAGTTCGAAAGAATTCGAGCGGGTCCACGAACAGATGCGGGAAGCTCCGCTCTCCTCGCGTCAGGCACGGGACTACATTCGGGTTTTTCTCTCGGGAGCATCCGATGAAGTCCCGGACAAGCAGGGCCGGATCACCATTCCGCCGGCGCTGCGGGCCTACGCCGGACTCGGCCGTGAACTGGCAGTGATTGGTGCCGGGACCAGGGCTGAAATCTGGGATGCATCAGCATGGCAGACCTACCTCGAAGAGCAGGAAACGGCGTTCTCGGAAACCGACGAGGAAACCATGCCGGGCATTTTCTAG
- the dinB gene encoding DNA polymerase IV, producing the protein MSNGPSENRDCTIMHVDMDAFYVSVELLKRPELTGRPIIVGGLGGRSVVLSASYEARRYGVHSAMPMSVAYRQCPQAVILEPHQEDYREVSGRLMAIFESITPLVEPLSVDEAFLDIAGAMRLLGPPRVIGELIRSRVAAELGITASVGIAATKFVAKIASTRSKPDGLLLIPRSETVAYLHTLDVSALWGVGAKTRETLARVGISTVEDVARTPVSVLKRLLGATGEHVYELAWGRDPRSVTPVRREKSIGAEETFARDVSDDETLHTELLRLAHKTAARLRAAGLQCRAVSLKLRYADFSTLTRTRTLREPVDSAQLIYEETRALLAALGPRRMSVRLIGLRTERLEAAEGAAVQLTLDGRDDNWRSAEDALDKINARFGELGVMPARLLDPTRRGRPGRTPGPAVPPPAGAD; encoded by the coding sequence GTGAGCAATGGCCCCAGCGAAAACCGCGACTGCACCATCATGCACGTGGACATGGATGCCTTCTACGTTTCGGTGGAATTGCTGAAACGACCCGAGCTGACGGGCCGCCCGATCATCGTGGGCGGCCTCGGGGGCAGATCGGTGGTCCTGTCGGCCTCCTACGAGGCACGGCGCTACGGCGTCCATTCCGCGATGCCGATGTCCGTCGCCTACCGGCAGTGTCCGCAGGCGGTCATTCTGGAGCCGCACCAGGAGGACTATCGGGAGGTATCGGGGCGGCTCATGGCGATCTTCGAGTCCATCACGCCGCTGGTGGAGCCCCTCAGCGTTGACGAAGCTTTTCTGGACATCGCCGGTGCCATGCGGCTGCTGGGGCCGCCCCGGGTCATCGGCGAGCTGATCCGCAGCCGGGTGGCTGCGGAGCTCGGCATCACGGCCAGCGTGGGCATCGCCGCCACTAAGTTCGTGGCAAAGATTGCGTCCACCCGGTCCAAACCGGACGGCCTGCTGCTGATTCCGCGCAGCGAAACCGTCGCGTATCTCCATACCCTGGACGTTTCGGCCCTGTGGGGAGTGGGGGCCAAGACGAGGGAAACCCTTGCCCGGGTGGGCATTTCAACGGTTGAAGACGTGGCACGCACTCCGGTCAGTGTCCTCAAGCGCCTGCTGGGCGCCACCGGTGAGCACGTTTACGAACTGGCCTGGGGGCGCGACCCGCGGAGCGTCACTCCGGTGCGGCGGGAAAAGAGCATCGGCGCAGAGGAGACATTCGCCCGGGACGTGTCCGACGACGAGACCCTGCACACGGAGCTGCTGCGCCTGGCGCACAAAACTGCTGCCCGGCTCCGGGCCGCAGGGTTGCAGTGCCGCGCGGTGTCGCTGAAGCTGCGCTACGCGGACTTTTCCACACTCACCCGGACCCGCACGCTTCGCGAGCCGGTGGACAGCGCCCAGCTCATCTACGAGGAAACGCGGGCGCTGCTCGCCGCGCTGGGACCCCGGCGGATGAGCGTCCGGCTGATCGGGCTCCGCACGGAGCGGCTGGAGGCGGCGGAGGGCGCGGCGGTCCAGTTGACCCTTGACGGCCGCGACGACAACTGGCGGTCGGCCGAAGACGCCCTGGACAAGATCAACGCCCGGTTCGGCGAGCTCGGCGTCATGCCGGCCCGTCTGCTGGACCCCACCCGCAGGGGCCGGCCGGGCCGCACTCCGGGACCGGCTGTTCCGCCGCCTGCGGGCGCAGACTAA